The following is a genomic window from Hippoglossus stenolepis isolate QCI-W04-F060 chromosome 14, HSTE1.2, whole genome shotgun sequence.
GGGGCGGTGCACAGGAGCTGCCTGGAGAAGTGGCTGTCGTCTTCCAACACCAGCTACTGCGAGCTCTGCCACACAGAGTTCAGCATCGAGCGCCGACCACGGCCTCTCACAGAGGTAACAAAGGTCAATGTCCTTTGCCTTGTCTGCATCAATCTTCCTTCCTTTTGTATTCTCATtggctgagctgctgtgtgtaaAGAATTGTGCTTATGTTAAATGTGAAgcagcttctttttctttttttttacatctcatCTTTCTGCTTGCTTGCTTGCTGATTTATAATAGTGAGACTTCTCTGTTCTTGAATGACTTAAGATCTTTTTCTCcttgtcttcctccctctcttttcaccCGAATATATTCTGTCTAATTCTAAATCCCAGTGGCTGCGGGACCCTGGCCCTCGTAATGAGAAGAGGACACTGTTCTGTGACATGATATGCTTCCTGTTTATCACGCCACTAGCAGCCATTTCAGGCTGGCTGTGTCTACGGGGCGCTCAGGACCACCTTCAGCTGGGGAGCTGGCTGCAGGCGGTCGGCCTCATCGCCCTCACCATCGCCCTCTTCACCATATACGTTCTCTGGACCCTGGTAAATGTTTTCCCATAAATCAGGCTGTATTATTACTGTCATGCAGCCATTTTTACCTTAAAGGCTTTAATACACATGTCAATAACTAATGTCCCATCTTCCTCATTTTCCTTCCTGGTTGTCTGTGCAGGTGTCGTTCCGCTACCACTGTCAGCTGTACTCTGAGTGGAGAAGAACAAATCAGAAAGTACGGTTGCTCATACCTGAAGCCAAGGAGTCTAACTCTTCCCAGCATTCTTTGCTCTCCAGTAAACTGATGAAGAAGCCTGCCAATGAGAGTATAGTATGAGACTGAATGGGATTGGTTGATGGTAGTCTTTTGTGAGTGTGGGGGCTAATTCTCAGTGTGTCATGCCTGCCAGCACAACTTTAAACGAGCACTTGTGggcctttttattttaacttctcCCTTTTATTTCTTTGCCCCATCAGTCCCTATTTTTTCCCATTTCCTGTTTTGATAAAATCTGTCCTTGTGTGGGTGCTGAACTGAGCACATTTAAATAGTCTGTCTTTGACAGAGCTGATGCAAAGGCACTGAAGAATGGAACAGTAGAGACTTGTTCAGTGTTATCATCTACGATGTGATTGCAATAGCTGATAA
Proteins encoded in this region:
- the march2 gene encoding E3 ubiquitin-protein ligase MARCHF2 isoform X1; amino-acid sequence: MTTGGCCHLPGSLCDCASSTGLWKSVEESGSDGCQALYVTQVTALDGRLLSSVLKPMASQSDGPICRICHEGGNSERLLSPCNCTGTLGAVHRSCLEKWLSSSNTSYCELCHTEFSIERRPRPLTEVTKWLRDPGPRNEKRTLFCDMICFLFITPLAAISGWLCLRGAQDHLQLGSWLQAVGLIALTIALFTIYVLWTLVSFRYHCQLYSEWRRTNQKVRLLIPEAKESNSSQHSLLSSKLMKKPANESIV
- the march2 gene encoding E3 ubiquitin-protein ligase MARCHF2 isoform X2; translation: MTTGGCCHLPGSLCDCASSTGLWKSVEESGSDGCQALYVTQVTALDGRLLSSVLKPMASQSDGPICRICHEGGNSERLLSPCNCTGTLGAVHRSCLEKWLSSSNTSYCELCHTEFSIERRPRPLTEWLRDPGPRNEKRTLFCDMICFLFITPLAAISGWLCLRGAQDHLQLGSWLQAVGLIALTIALFTIYVLWTLVSFRYHCQLYSEWRRTNQKVRLLIPEAKESNSSQHSLLSSKLMKKPANESIV